From the genome of Treponema denticola:
CTCAAGATTTGCGTAGCCTCATATCCGTTTATTCCGGGCATCTGTATATCCATAAATATAATATCAAATAGCTCGCCCGATGCCTTATCTATAGCTTCTTCTCCGTCATTTGCCGTGCTTACAATACAGTGGGCTTTTTCCAAGATAATTTTTAATAATTTTTGGTTTACAGGATGATCGTCTACAACTAAAATCTTACAGCCGAAAAAGTTATCTTCATTTGGAATATGCACATTTTCATTTTGTTGACCTTGGCTCCCTGCTTCAACCGGCTCCAATTCCGAAATGTCATCATTTTCCGAAGACGATGCGAATTTTCTATAGAGGTCGTTAATCAGATGAAAGACTATTCGTGATTTTAAGGGCTTATAAAGATAGCCGTCAAACCACTCTAAAAGTTTCATCTTTGCATCTCTTCCGAGGCTGCCTTCAGGAATCATCAAAAAGAGTTTTGAGGTTGAAAGATTTTCGTCATTGTGAATTTCGGCTCCAAGGCGCCATCCGTCCATCTTAGGCATAACCATATCTATAAATACCACATTGAAAGGATTTTTATGTTCGGCGGCTGTTTTCATAACTCCTATTGCCTGTTCTCCGGAACTGACCAAGGCTATGTCTTGAAAACCGAATTTAAAAAGCATTCTCTTTAAAATAGTTCTGGTTTGCATATTATCGTCGACTATTAAAAATCTGGTACTCTTATCCAATAGGGTGCTTTCATGAGGAGCTTTTCTTTTTGAAGGAATCAAGGGTACCTTAAACCAAAAAACAGAACCGCAGGGAATATTATCTTTTATTCCTATTTGTCCATTCATCATAGTTATAATATTTTTAGAAATTGCCAAGCCTAATCCCGTACCGCCATACTTTCTATTGATAGAGGCATTTCCCTGATAAAAGGACTCGAATATTTTTGATTTTTGTTCTGCATTTACTCCTATACCCGTATCTGCAACTTCACAAAGGATGGAGAAGTGTTTTTCCGTATCGGTATTGTTTGGGTTGTTTTCAAACACAGGTTTGACTGAAACTGAAACATAGCCTTTTTCAGTAAACTTAACTGCATTTTTTACGAAGTTTAAAAGAACTTGCTGCAGTCTTGCCGGATCGCCGTATATAAAGTCGGGAATTTTATCGTTTATGTCTACAACTATTTCAAGGCCCTTTTTGTGGGCTTCCATCGAAATTAAATCTACAGTCTGCTCAACGGAATCGGTTAAGTTAAAAACCGTTTTTTCCATCGTCATATTCCCGCTTTCAAGTTTTGAAAAATCCAAAATATCGTTTACAAGCGCAAGTAAAACTTCAGCGCTAAAGTTGACTTGACGGGTGTATTCACTTTGTTCTTCATCTAAGTTTGTATCTTTTATAAGCTCCATCATGCCTATTATAGTTTGGATAGGAGTTCTTATTTCATGGCTTACATTGGCCAAAAAAAGGCTTCTCATGTTGTTTGCTTTTTCGGCATCCTGTTTTGCAATTATTAAAGATTGTTCTTTTAGTTTTTGTTTGGTAATGTCATCGATGGTTACAAAAAAAGTACCGTCATCTTGTTGGGTAGAGCTGAACTTTAAAGTAGTTTTGTCCGAAGGTCCTGAGGGCCTGTCGAATTTTGCTTCAAAAGCTGCCGTTTTTGGGTTGTTTTTTATAAATACGGAAAACCGGATAAAGTCCTCTTCAGATAAAATTTTTCTTACATAGTCGTATATCTGTACTTTTGTATTTTTAATCAAATAGTCGGGTAAAAGCCTTTCCGCTTCAGGGCTCCAAAAAAGCGGAATATAATCGGGAGAAAAAATTATATAAGCTATATTTGACTCGTTTAAATATTTCCCCAGCCGGAAATTTGAAATATTTTTGTTAAATAGAGGCACCCAGAACTTCCTCCATCTTGCGTAAAACCGTTTCTTTTTTTATGGGTTTTAATATGTATCTTTTAGCACCCTTTTCCAGGGCTTTGATAACGGTATCTCTTTGAGTGACGGAAGATAGAATAACAAACGGAGTTGTAATTCCCTTCTTTTTTGCTTCATTTAAAACATCTATACCGCTCATTCCCGGCATAATCATATCTAAAAAAATAACATCATAAACATCATTTTCTACTTTATTTAAAAAATCTTCTCCGTTTTCAAATAGATCTACTTCGGCATTTAAGCACGAAAAAATAGCAGTCATCATTTTGCGGATCACTAAATCATCATCTACTACAGCTATGGAAAGACTTTCGACCGTGTCCAGTTTAAAACGGGTTTCAAGATTGCCTACGTTTTCATTGCGCTCATTATCGGCATTAAGCATTGTTTGAGCTACAGCTCTCTTATCTTCTGTTGTTTGTAAAAGAGCTGAAAGAGCCTGCCCAAGGCTTCCTACAACTTCAATCATATTATAGTCGGGGTTTTGTGAAAAGAAGTCTTTTACAAATTGATTGAGAGTAAGAAGCTTTACATTTTTAGGAGAAACTACCTTTACAGCTAGGATATTATCTATCAAATATTCCAAGTTAGCCGTATCGGCATAGGTTAAATTTAAATCGGTCAATATAATTAAAATTTTAGCTTCATTAAGTTTATAGGACTCAATGAGTTCTATAATTCTAAATTGAAGCAGCTCAAGTTTATCTCTGTTTAAACCTTGTGCCAATTCTATAAATATAACGTCCTCATTTACCCGCGTTTCCAAAATACAGGGTGTGGGATCTATGGGAAATGTTGTCCCTAAAATGATGCCTATTGAGGATAAAAGTTCATCAACTCTTACAGGCTTTGAAATTACTTTTTTTACGCCATATGAGGCTAATAAAGCTATGTCTACTTTGGCTATTTTTCTTCCCAATACTATTGAAGGTATTCCTGCAAGGGTAGGAGCTTTTTGCTTTTCTGCAAAAAAATTAAATAAGGCATCTCTGCTAAAACTATAATCTACTATTACAAGCATGACAGGCTGCTGCTTCATAATATTCATGGCTTCTATAACTGTTTCGGCATAAATAACATAAATGCCGACTTCTTGTAATTTTTTTGTAATATAATATCGTAAAGTGGGGGCTATCCCTATCAATAAAACTTGTTTCATGTTATGATTATATCATATTAGAATAATCTTATCTAGTTGTTCACAACTTGGTTGTCTTGTAAAATTGGAGGAATTAATGAAAAAAGCTTTTTTATTTTTAGCAAACGGATTTGAAGATGTTGAAGCCCTTACGCCCATAGATTATTTGAGAAGAGCCGGTATAGATTTAATTACTGTCGGCGTCGGAGGGAAGACTATAGTTTCTTCTCACAAGGTTCCTATAGGCTGCGATATTGTATTGGAAGAAGCCTTGCAAATGGATGGCGATTTAATTGCCGTCATCCTTCCCGGCGGTCTTCCTAACAGCAGCACTCTTGCAGGCTCAGAGGCTGTTAGAGAATTTGCAAAAAAGACCCTTGCAGGCGGAGGAATTGTCGCTGCTATCTGTGCGGCTCCTGCCCTTGCCCTGGGCTCTTGGGGGCTTTTAGATGGAAAACATTATACCTGCTACCCCGGTATGGGTCAGGATTTGAAGACAAAGCCTAAGGCCGGAGAGCGTGTTATCAGAGACGGAAATATAATAACGGCCTGCGCAGCAGGAGCGGCAGAAGAATTTGCCTTTGCAATTGTAGAAGCTGTTTGCGGGAAAACCGCATTAAATAAACTTAAAACTGAGGTGGTGGCACGATAATGGAAAAACTTGCAGATTGGTTTGAAAACGAAACTTTTTGGGCTGAATATGCTCCGATTATGTTTGATACGCAGAGGTGGGCTGAGGCTCCTACCGTTGCGGAATCTATCTTAAGGATAATAGGCGTTCCTGTGGATAATGCAGGGATTTCAATCTTGGATGCGGGCTGCGGTCCGGGAAGGATTGCCATCGAGCTTGCGATAAGAAAGGCTAAGGTTACGGGCATCGACTTAATCCGCCCCTTTTTAAATGCGGCTATGGATTCGGCCCAAGATGAGAGCGTCGACATAGAGCTTATTCAAGGAGATTTGCGTAAATTTGTCCGCCCTGAAGCCTTTGATGCGGCTATCAGCATGTATACGAGCTTCGGCTATTGCAGCACAATCGAAGAAGATATGCAAATCTTAAAAAACATAGCCCAATCCATAAAACCTAACGGCTGGTTTATTCTCGAAATGACCGGCCGTGAAATTGCAGTGCGGGATTTTACCGAAGGCGAATGGTTTGAGCGGGGCGGTTTTACGGTCTTAACCGAATATTCCGTCGAAGGTGCTTGGGAAGGTTTACGCTCCCGCTGGATTCTTTATGATGAGCAGGGCAGAAAGGCCGATCACACCTATGTTCAGCGTCTTTATTCCGCAGTGGAGTTAAAAAGGCTTATGTTGGCAGCCGGCTTTTCTTCGGTAGAAATATACGGCGATTTTGATTTTTCGCCCTATAACGAAAAGGCGAGAACGATGGTTCTCATAGCAAGAAAATAGCTTTATTCGTGCGGAGGGTTTAATACCCCGACGCTTGCGTCGTAACAAAGGGTATTAAAGCCGACTGCAACCACCTTATGAGAACAACAACCCCGATGCTTGCGTCGGGGTTGTTGATTTTTCTATAAAAATACTGTTATTTCTTTTTATAAAATACTTGTAAATTGCCTCAA
Proteins encoded in this window:
- a CDS encoding response regulator encodes the protein MKQVLLIGIAPTLRYYITKKLQEVGIYVIYAETVIEAMNIMKQQPVMLVIVDYSFSRDALFNFFAEKQKAPTLAGIPSIVLGRKIAKVDIALLASYGVKKVISKPVRVDELLSSIGIILGTTFPIDPTPCILETRVNEDVIFIELAQGLNRDKLELLQFRIIELIESYKLNEAKILIILTDLNLTYADTANLEYLIDNILAVKVVSPKNVKLLTLNQFVKDFFSQNPDYNMIEVVGSLGQALSALLQTTEDKRAVAQTMLNADNERNENVGNLETRFKLDTVESLSIAVVDDDLVIRKMMTAIFSCLNAEVDLFENGEDFLNKVENDVYDVIFLDMIMPGMSGIDVLNEAKKKGITTPFVILSSVTQRDTVIKALEKGAKRYILKPIKKETVLRKMEEVLGASI
- a CDS encoding class I SAM-dependent methyltransferase, with the translated sequence MEKLADWFENETFWAEYAPIMFDTQRWAEAPTVAESILRIIGVPVDNAGISILDAGCGPGRIAIELAIRKAKVTGIDLIRPFLNAAMDSAQDESVDIELIQGDLRKFVRPEAFDAAISMYTSFGYCSTIEEDMQILKNIAQSIKPNGWFILEMTGREIAVRDFTEGEWFERGGFTVLTEYSVEGAWEGLRSRWILYDEQGRKADHTYVQRLYSAVELKRLMLAAGFSSVEIYGDFDFSPYNEKARTMVLIARK
- a CDS encoding response regulator — protein: MPLFNKNISNFRLGKYLNESNIAYIIFSPDYIPLFWSPEAERLLPDYLIKNTKVQIYDYVRKILSEEDFIRFSVFIKNNPKTAAFEAKFDRPSGPSDKTTLKFSSTQQDDGTFFVTIDDITKQKLKEQSLIIAKQDAEKANNMRSLFLANVSHEIRTPIQTIIGMMELIKDTNLDEEQSEYTRQVNFSAEVLLALVNDILDFSKLESGNMTMEKTVFNLTDSVEQTVDLISMEAHKKGLEIVVDINDKIPDFIYGDPARLQQVLLNFVKNAVKFTEKGYVSVSVKPVFENNPNNTDTEKHFSILCEVADTGIGVNAEQKSKIFESFYQGNASINRKYGGTGLGLAISKNIITMMNGQIGIKDNIPCGSVFWFKVPLIPSKRKAPHESTLLDKSTRFLIVDDNMQTRTILKRMLFKFGFQDIALVSSGEQAIGVMKTAAEHKNPFNVVFIDMVMPKMDGWRLGAEIHNDENLSTSKLFLMIPEGSLGRDAKMKLLEWFDGYLYKPLKSRIVFHLINDLYRKFASSSENDDISELEPVEAGSQGQQNENVHIPNEDNFFGCKILVVDDHPVNQKLLKIILEKAHCIVSTANDGEEAIDKASGELFDIIFMDIQMPGINGYEATQILREKGYSKPIIACTAGSQDNERNLCESMGLNDIIKKPFNKKQLFEMVKKHYKK
- a CDS encoding DJ-1 family glyoxalase III, which encodes MKKAFLFLANGFEDVEALTPIDYLRRAGIDLITVGVGGKTIVSSHKVPIGCDIVLEEALQMDGDLIAVILPGGLPNSSTLAGSEAVREFAKKTLAGGGIVAAICAAPALALGSWGLLDGKHYTCYPGMGQDLKTKPKAGERVIRDGNIITACAAGAAEEFAFAIVEAVCGKTALNKLKTEVVAR